TCGCGATCGCGATTCAAAAATTCACCCCCAGGGCCCCGCTGGGTGTCCTCGGGGCTATCATCGATTATGGTACGCGGTTACCGGGCCAACCACCCCGGCAACACGCGTCAAAACAAACGCCCCCTGTCCCACCCGCGAATCATCGTCGCTCGCAACGCGCACCGAACTCCGTACTCCGCGGAGCTCTCGCGGTTGCGCGACCTAACCTCGCTTTTTTGCGGCGCTCGCTCGCGATTAGGTTAGGGACCGCCGCGATTAACGCCCCGCGAGGCACAGATGCCCTGCGAAACTGCGCGACGGCAggtctgaaaaaaaaatctcgtcTCGCGGATGGACGCGAGACAGATCAGCGGACACGCGACAAATAACTGCTAGCGAACGATCCGACGACACTATCTCAGCGACATTGCTACAGCGCTCTTTCTCTTGGAACAGAATAATAGAGAATTGTTCAATGATTCATATTTCGATGATACAATAACGATTTGTTGACTTTCAGCGCCGCGATAAGGTATATTCGTGGTAAATTGACGACGGGCTACGTAACGCACGTAATAATCAGCGAGCTTTGTCGACCTGGGGGAGCGAGCCAGTCTCCGGGCCCCGGTCCGTGGGATACAAATATGTAAACATCTGTACGAGAGACTCTCGGGGCTTACCGTTGAGGGACCAAATGTGCGAAGGCAAGCTGTGAGCGGCGTAGACGCGACCACTCTCCTCGTCCGTGTCGTCAGAGTCGAGCTGCGGCAGGCCGAGGGCCTGGCCGACTCCAACCCCGACCGAGGTGGAGAGGCCAGCCTGCTCGGCGGTGGACAGGTCCGGGACGGAGCTCAGCGAGCGCGCACGCTGCCTGCTGTCCCCGGACATCCGCGAGTTCTGCGACTGATTGGCCTGCTGGTGCTGATGCTGGAGCATGCCCACTCCGCCCGGTAAGGAGCGGAGCATGGAGAAGCCCTGCATCGCGGTCTCGTTCGCCCCGGTGGAGGATTGACCATTGCCGCCGGCGGATTGTGCCACGG
The nucleotide sequence above comes from Temnothorax longispinosus isolate EJ_2023e chromosome 4, Tlon_JGU_v1, whole genome shotgun sequence. Encoded proteins:
- the LOC139811990 gene encoding uncharacterized protein, with protein sequence MGAKASTVAQSAGGNGQSSTGANETAMQGFSMLRSLPGGVGMLQHQHQQANQSQNSRMSGDSRQRARSLSSVPDLSTAEQAGLSTSVGVGVGQALGLPQLDSDDTDEESGRVYAAHSLPSHIWSLNGLKCPVCSKFILPDDIECHLVMCLTKPRLSYNEDVLTDGKGECVICLEELQSGDLIARLPCLCIYHKNCIDKWFQVNRSCPEHPGD